One window of Clostridia bacterium genomic DNA carries:
- a CDS encoding 2Fe-2S iron-sulfur cluster-binding protein: MQACEQNGIKIPHLCTEPDLTPDANCRLCLVKVEGERELVAACATPVKDNMKIVTDDDELTHNRRILLELAMASHEHNCLTCHKGNPCIAGSCELQGLIRDFGIEQSRFEQNKEKLPVDNTSPVLSYDPNKCVLCGRCVRACREIACQNNLGFVNRGSKTFVAAGANKAFDQSACVTCLACVFACPTGAITEKIAHYQGEEWEEELIFQS; this comes from the coding sequence ATGCAAGCCTGCGAGCAAAATGGAATTAAGATACCCCATCTATGCACTGAACCGGATCTGACTCCGGATGCCAACTGTAGATTATGCCTAGTCAAAGTTGAAGGAGAGAGAGAACTGGTTGCTGCGTGTGCAACACCTGTAAAGGATAATATGAAGATTGTCACTGATGACGATGAATTGACGCATAATAGAAGGATTTTATTAGAATTAGCGATGGCATCCCATGAGCACAATTGCTTGACTTGCCATAAAGGAAATCCGTGTATTGCAGGTTCTTGTGAACTACAAGGATTGATACGTGATTTTGGTATTGAACAATCTAGGTTTGAACAAAACAAAGAAAAGCTTCCTGTTGACAATACCAGTCCAGTGCTTTCATATGATCCGAATAAATGTGTTTTATGTGGAAGATGTGTACGTGCATGTAGAGAAATAGCATGTCAAAACAACTTAGGATTTGTAAATAGAGGCTCTAAAACTTTTGTAGCTGCAGGGGCAAACAAGGCCTTTGATCAATCTGCTTGTGTTACATGTTTGGCATGTGTGTTTGCATGTCCTACAGGTGCAATTACTGAAAAGATAGCTCATTATCAAGGAGAAGAATGGGAAGAAGAGCTAATTTTTCAATCATGA